The genomic region GAAATGAATGAGTCATCGCTGTCATCCAAAAAGCAGACGTATCATTTCACTGTAATCTACTTTTCTTAAAGACTGAGCCAACCGATGCTGACACAGCTTGTCAGCTTGTTTGGAGGTCCATGTGAGTGGTTGTGAAGTCAATAATTTGGTCAACCTCTATGTGGAATTTGATAGGATTTAACAGggttttgatgtttgtgttgaaAGAATTATCCAAGTACATATCATATAATATTGGTTTCTGTAAAAGCAAAATGTATTGCTTACATTACAGGTTCCAGTAGGGATATAAAAGTAACCAAGTTTACAGAGACCACCATGTGTAAATATGTGGTATTGCTGCCCAAACATCAGGCTACTTTAGATTTTATGTCTTCAGCATTTTTTCTGAGTGCCTGCCTCTGCCAGTGAATGCAATAAAGACTTCCACAGAAAACTATACGTGATCCCTTGGAAGTGTGCTCCTGTTAGAGAACTCATTGGTGTGTGGATGCCTTCTAGTCACAGCAACAAACTCTTGGCCACAGCAGGACCCAAACTCTTCACATCATTTACCACCATCAATCTCCACAACAACCAATACTGAGTACCATATGCCATTAAAGTCCTAAGGGGAAAATCTATTTGTCAAGTACATCTAGTTCTTctcatccctttctctctttttccttgtgattttcttttggcCTTATTATTCTGCTTCTTCATTTGCTTTCCCTGTGAGCGCTCTTTTCTGCCATctaattatatttttgatactttttttttcccgACAACATTCTTAAGCTTTGCTGAgttgtctcttttctgtgtaTTACAGTTTTCATCTTTCTAAAGACTGGGAAGAACCTTTGTTAAACAGGGATAGTAGAAGTCTTGACATGATTCTGTGTAATCAGCAAattcctttttgtctttttctctctctttctccctgtagataaaacagatgagGAGGTGGAGATGGCGACGGTGTGCTACAGGCCAGAGGGTCTTGACCAGTTGGAAGCCCAAACTAACTTCAGCAAACAGGAGCTGCAGATCCTCTATCGTGGTTTCAAGAATGTAATAACACGCCTTCTGATTTTATTATTAGATTACTTTGGTGCATTCCAGATACTTCAAACAGTAAAGATTTAGATCACcctaaaaaaaagttctgtttaACCCTTAAAGTATCTAGCCATGAAGAGTTATATTTAAACAAGACAAAGAGTTTACAGCCATGATACCAGTTATATGAGGCTGAAGGCTCCTTAGGCACAGCAGTGCTGTGTGTGAAATGCTAATGTTGGTATGCTAACACTCAcgatgacaatgctaacatactAATGTTTAGCTGGTAGGCTATAGGcgcatgttcaccatcttagtttagtgaATTAGCGTGCTAGCTTTTgctaataaacacaaaacacgTTCTGGAAATAATGCGAATGTTGAAGTTTTTTGAAGGAATTTTGTCCTATACttgttttttgcacaaaataaaatgaaataagtaCAAGATATAATCCATTTAAGAATGGTTGAGATATAAGTTAAGATAAGTGATGGACTGACAAACCAAGACTGTCATCCACAGAGCCAGAATGCTAGCAGAAATTCAGCAGCGATGTTACTTCACTGAAACTTTAGCTAAAAATTCCAACCTAAAGCTGTTGCAATGTTGAGAACCACTTTTCTgctaaaagtttaaaaaaataaaaaaaacatgttgttaaCTGTGAGTTGTTTGTCAGTTGCATCTTTGGTTTTATGTGaaacaaatgttagcatgctaataatGCTGGCTAACTGCTGCTAGCCTACTTCTACTTTAGGGACAGGGACATGACTGACAAACAGGATGTCATTGAATATGTGATCCCTCTTCTTTCTTCAGGAATGTCCAAGTGGTGTTGTAAATGAggacacatttaaacacatttacgCACAGTTCTTTCCTCATGGAGGTAAATTGCaatgtttatgaatatctttcactgTGTTCTGGGAAGCTTTTTCAAAACAGGAGACCTtacactttcattttcattgttgttgcAGATGCAAGCATGTACGCCCATTATCTTTTCAATGCATTTGACACGACAAACAATGGCTCCATTAAGTTTAAGGTCAGTCATCCTCCTTTGTCAACGCCTTTGtctaaaatattacaaaagtcTTTACTATCATGTGCTATGATGCTTTCAGAATCTAACTTTTCTCTAATATTCTGTTGTTATTAGGACTTTGTAATGGGTTTGTCTACACTGCTGCGAGGAACACTGAGAGAAAAGCTTGAGTGGACGTTTCACCTTTATGACATTAACAAAGATGGCTACATAAACAGAGAGGTGAGATTGGGCTGTCACTATATTTACAGTGTTAGTGTGTTATCTAAAGTCTGCCTTGCTACAATGTGAATTTTCTCCTCTCTCAGGAAATGACTGAGATTGTGAGAGCCATTTATGACATGATGGGCAAGTACACGTACCCTGCACTAAAGGGCGACGTCCCGCAGCAGCATGTGGATGCCTTTTTCCAGGTGACTTTCtaacatatataataaacaAGAGTCTAAAGTCAGCATTTTTGTTAACAGTGTTGTGTGCACACAGCATGAGGGGAAACAATGTCACACTTACAGTAATGTCTCTTGTGATACCCCAGTAGCTTCCCAAATGAACCTCGCTGGTTTTATTGAGACACTTTGCAAATGGGACACAAATTTTCCAATAAGGCTTACAAGGTTTTTAACATAAGCAAATGCAGtcattatttttaactgttatttttcattgtaCTGCCACAGCTTCTGTGTGCTAATATTGTTGCAACATGAGCTCACAACtaacacatttccaaaaataattgtcaaaCATTTGCTTCTATTTGATCCTGAGCCACATTTTAAtgcacagtttttttgttttgtttttttaaagaaaatggataaaaacaaagatggagTGCTGACTTTGGAGGAGTTTATTATAGCCTGCCAGGAGGTACAGTATTTATTGTACATCTGTTTTTGACAACTTCTATATTTAATTATCATGAATATGTTATATGTACaaagtttaaattaaatatacaaaagTGCATCAATGTACAGTTACTTAGATATGTTATATGCAtgtagaaaatgtataaaatttGAGCACAGAAGTTTATTATTGACCTTTGGGaaacaatatgtaatatattaatCGAAGTGCAATGGTTCTCTTGTTAGCTTTTGGAGCTTTCTTCTTTAATGAAGTCCATGAGATGCAGATGTAAAATTTTGCACAACACAAAGATAAGATATaattcataaaatgtaataattaaaaaaatgtatgcatatatCAGTGACAGTGAGCAAGCAAATAATGCATGTAGATATGCATTTAGATTCACCACATgttcaaaaaagttaaatgaacaAAGTCTAAATGAGGgccatacacacatgcagaaaattAGACTTAACAATCACAAAGATAATAAACTTAAAGCATCCAAACATCAGCATGCCTACAGCTTTTGAGCACTTgaaaaaatatctttatgtGCAAGGAGAAAGGGTGTTATATCTGGAAGCCCATACATTATTATAGGGGTTCTGTACATTACTATTAATTGCATCATTCTGCCCTGATTACTTGACTTCTTTCT from Etheostoma cragini isolate CJK2018 chromosome 13, CSU_Ecrag_1.0, whole genome shotgun sequence harbors:
- the kcnip1b gene encoding Kv channel-interacting protein 1b isoform X1, producing MAGCTCRCRQGLLKLMQSLQRLVSGTLTKDKTDEEVEMATVCYRPEGLDQLEAQTNFSKQELQILYRGFKNECPSGVVNEDTFKHIYAQFFPHGDASMYAHYLFNAFDTTNNGSIKFKDFVMGLSTLLRGTLREKLEWTFHLYDINKDGYINREEMTEIVRAIYDMMGKYTYPALKGDVPQQHVDAFFQKMDKNKDGVLTLEEFIIACQEDEIMMRSMQLFENVM
- the kcnip1b gene encoding Kv channel-interacting protein 1b isoform X2 produces the protein MGAVVGTLTMQTKQRRPSRDKTDEEVEMATVCYRPEGLDQLEAQTNFSKQELQILYRGFKNECPSGVVNEDTFKHIYAQFFPHGDASMYAHYLFNAFDTTNNGSIKFKDFVMGLSTLLRGTLREKLEWTFHLYDINKDGYINREEMTEIVRAIYDMMGKYTYPALKGDVPQQHVDAFFQKMDKNKDGVLTLEEFIIACQEDEIMMRSMQLFENVM